One Chloroflexota bacterium genomic window, GACCATTGCCACCGCACCCACATTGACGAGCGCAAAATACACACTGGCATGGGGGTTAGGCTCGATTTGTGAACCGTCGGCGGCCAGCACGACGGCCTTGGCCACGCGGTTTGCGGCATCGGCGGGTGGGTCCACAGCCTGGGTGAGTGGTTCTTGCGCCGGCATGGCCGAGCGCCAGTAGGGAATCTCATCCATAGCCTTTGCCACGCGCTGGGCCAGTGGCTCCAGCCGCTCGCTCCAGGCGTGCAGGCTTTCCCATGCTTCCTTTTCCCGCGCTTCCTGCTTTTCGTAAAAGCCTTTGACCTGGGATTCCCAGCGGGCCACGGCGGCATAAACGCTTTGATAATCCAAAGGCATGAGCGGCTCCGTTCAGGGGTGGGGCGTGATCCAAAGTTCGGGTGAATTATACTTTACGGCTTGCTGATGGCGTACACGCGCTGAAATTCTTCCATGAAACGGGCGGCCAGCAGGGGGGCGTGGACGATGAGCAGGTTTTCGTCGTTCCGTGTCTCGGCGCTGCGGGTGAAGTTGTACGAGCCGAAAATGACGGTTTTGCCATCCACGATGATGACTTTGTGGTGCATGGCATAGGGGTTGCCATCGAGGCGCACGTCCAAGCCGGCGCGGCGGAGGGTTTCGTAGTCGTTGCCGCGGCTGGTATCTGCCTGGCGCGCATCGAAAACGCCCTGCACCTTCACCCCCTGGTGGGCTTTGGCAATCAGCAAGCGGGCCAGGTCGTCGTCGGTGAGGTTGAAGGCCATGAAAATGATGCTCTGTTGCGCCTGGGCGACCACGGGCAGGTAGTGATCGCGCGGGTGATCTTCGGGTGAGAAATACACTTCTACCAGCGTGCCATCGAGGTTCACCTGCGGATAGGGGGTGTTGGCAGGGGAGCCCGCACCGAAACGGTGGTCGGTGAACATTTCCTCAAACTCGGCGGTGTAATCGGCGGCGAGGCGGGAAGAGCGCAGCCGCACCAGGTCGTTGTTATTGCGGTAGACCCCGTTGAGGGTGTAGTTCATCGAGCCCGTCCACACTTCGTAGTGGTCAATGATGAGAAACTTGTCGTGCATGAGCGCCTGGCGGTGGTCGCCTACGATGGGAATGCCTGCGCGGCGCAAC contains:
- a CDS encoding DUF1669 domain-containing protein, coding for MKRLLLALLLFLGLVATACQPTPAAAPLSPTPAASAAPIEVFFTHPVTPARLRGGLDDTVAAAIDNAHLTVDAALYDLDLWSIRDALLRAAHRGVQVRIVAESDHLGRAEFQALRRAGIPIVGDHRQALMHDKFLIIDHYEVWTGSMNYTLNGVYRNNNDLVRLRSSRLAADYTAEFEEMFTDHRFGAGSPANTPYPQVNLDGTLVEVYFSPEDHPRDHYLPVVAQAQQSIIFMAFNLTDDDLARLLIAKAHQGVKVQGVFDARQADTSRGNDYETLRRAGLDVRLDGNPYAMHHKVIIVDGKTVIFGSYNFTRSAETRNDENLLIVHAPLLAARFMEEFQRVYAISKP